One genomic window of Halobellus limi includes the following:
- a CDS encoding DUF5778 family protein, producing MSETLEEELYQRTLALLEPGEIELVGAIVHTNLESQEDLEMQELTVEINDVLAEHAEKGETYIYAGNDTEEFASNQFQGLTLEGDAFVWECQQLLREGTFDIVFYYEAGPDQDALADDLEALEYVDGVTAVP from the coding sequence ATGAGCGAAACACTCGAAGAGGAACTCTATCAACGGACCCTCGCGCTGCTCGAACCCGGCGAGATCGAACTCGTCGGTGCGATCGTCCACACGAACCTGGAGAGCCAGGAGGACCTGGAGATGCAGGAGCTCACCGTCGAGATCAACGACGTCCTCGCCGAGCACGCCGAGAAGGGCGAGACGTACATCTACGCCGGCAACGACACCGAGGAGTTCGCCTCGAATCAGTTTCAGGGACTCACCCTGGAGGGGGACGCCTTCGTCTGGGAGTGCCAACAGCTGCTCCGGGAGGGTACCTTCGACATCGTCTTCTACTACGAGGCCGGCCCCGATCAGGACGCGCTCGCCGACGATCTGGAGGCGTTGGAGTACGTCGACGGCGTGACTGCGGTCCCGTAG